Genomic DNA from Hymenobacter jejuensis:
CATCACGGCCGGCGGGCGCATTGATACTCAAAGTGCTTTTCTTTAACTCCCAGTAAGACAAGAAGTTATTGAGGTTGTTGCCGAAGCGCAGGCTGTATTCCAAGGTCAGGTCGAGGAAGCGGAAAAGGTATTCGCTTTCCTCGTTGCGCCCCAATAGCCCAAATGTGCCAATCAGCCGCTCGGTGAGCTCGTACAGGCCCAAATTGCCGGTTTCGCGCTCCTGCACGTCGTAGCCCAGCGTGCGCAATTCGTCGAAGAAGGGCAAGGCGTGCGCTGCGTTGGCTAGTCCGGCGATGTGGCGCGCGCGGTCCGGTGTCGGCGCCGTGCGCCGTACCACTTTGTCCACTAGCAACAAGGCCTCGGCGCGGGCCAGCGTATCGGCGGGCTGGTTGAGCACCCGAAATACCGCCACCAGCAAATTGACCACCTCCGCAAACTCCAGCGAAAGTGAATCGGCAGAAATGATAGGATAGCCTCTCTCTTTCAAGAACTTAGCCACGCGCCGGCTGCTGTCGCGCCGACGGCACAGCACGGCAATATCCTGAAGGCGAAAGCCGTCGTGCACGGCTTGCTCAACCAATTGCAGCGTCAGGTAGAGCGTGCTTTCGTCGTAGTCGAAAACGTGGTTGGGCGCAAGACCGGGCAGCGGCTCCTCGGTGTAAGCGCCGGTGGCGGGGTCGTAGCGACGGGCAAGCGTGTCGTTGTCGGTAAAGAGCAGTTCAACATGACCCGGTGAGCCCGAGGCAGCAGGCAGTCGGTCGGGCGACTCCTGCCCAAACTCCTCATCGTAAATACCTTGCACCAACGGCAGTTGCGGATGCGTTTGGCTTACTTGCCCGAAAAAGTCGTTGTTGAACTGGATAATGCCCGGTGCCGAGCGGTAATTTACATTGAGCTGTCGGGGTTCCAGCGCTTGGTCGAGGGTGATGTAGCGGCTCTGCAACAGATCGCGTAATTCCTCGTCGGCAATGCGCCCGTAGAGGTATTCCGTTTGATTTTTGTGCAGCCGCAGAATCTGCTCCATCTCCCCGCCCCGCCAACGGTAAATGGCCTGCTTGGCGTCGCCCACGGCCAGCGAAAGGTTGCCGGTCGAAACAGCATTTTCTACCAACGGCAGCAAGTTATTCCACTGAAGCACAGAGGTATCCTGAAACTCGTCGATGAGCAAATGCAGGTAGCGCTCGCCCATGCGCTCGTAAAGAAAGGGCACCGGCTCGCGCAACACAATCTGGGCAATGCGGCGATTGAACTCGGCAATGAGCACCACGCCTCGCTCCCGGCTGAGCTGGTCCACGGCTTTGCTCAGTTCGCTCAGCAACGATACCTGAAACAGGTACGGTAGCATCCCGGTAACTATCAGATAATCTGATAGTTGTGCAGAACGCAGATTTTCAAGCTCTTGATAAGCAGCGGTTACATCGACTTTTACTGCATCCACACGCAGCTTGTCGGCCGCCGTCTTGACTTTTCCGCTGTACCATTTGTCTTGCTCGATGGTGGCGCGTACGTAGCTATTGGCTTCTTTATCAGGCAATAAGCGCTCCTGCCACTTCGCGAAATAGCCAATGATGCCGCTCTTACCTTGGTACAAATCAGCCTCCGTGACGCCTGCCGCGTCCAACGTGGCCAGTGCCCGCGCCGCGACGGCCTGAAATGTGGTTTCGATTTCTTCCTTGCGCTTGCGCAGCGTCTCGTGCAGGCGGCGGTAATCTTGCAACGACAGTTGCTGCAGTTGGGCCACGGCTTCGTGAACGGGTTCGCTAAGCAGAAAGCGGCCAAACTGGACTAGCTCGTCGGAGAGGTTGTTCCAGCTACGGCCTTCGTCGGCTTTGGTCAGGGCGTAGTCGGCCAGAGAGCGAGAGAGGAGCTTGCTGTTGGGATCTCGGTTTACTTTATCAAGTAACAGTGCCACAGCACTTTGTAGAACGGTGTCGCTGTCTAGCTCTACTTCAAACGTAGCCGGCAAGCCCAGCTCTCGCGTGAACGTCTGCACAATGCGTTGCACAAACGAGTCGATGGTGCTGACGGCAAAATCGGCGTAGTGATACAGCACCAGCCGAAACGTAGCCGCCGCCCGCCGCCGCAGCTCCTGTTGCCGCTCCGCGGCAGTTTGGGCATGACGCGGCAAGTGGCCGTCCGCCGCTAATTCTTCCGCTATTTCGCGCAGCAATACATCCTCCTGATTATCAATAGGGTATGCAAAGCGCCGCAACGCCTCGATGATGCGATGCTTCATTTCCCCGGCCGCATCGTTGGTAAACGTGATCGCCAGAATGCTTTTGAAATACGCTGGATCTTCGGAGCCCAGCGCCAGCTTCAGGTATTCCTTGGTAAGCTGGTACGTTTTGCCAGAGCCGGCGGAAGAGGAATAGATGCGAAAGGTTTGGGGCATTTTGGAAGGAGAGTGGCTTTCTGCAAAAGTAAAGCAGAAGTAATGTCACTATAGCCCATTTGAGTAGATTGGCCCTAATTGCGCACTATGCCAATAAAATCGGGAGATATACAGGCAACTATTTAGGGCATCTTAGCACTCAAGACTAATACCATGGCACAACCGGGCGATATAATTTCTTATAATGAGATGTGCCTTGAAGTAGGATACTCATTGCAAAGAGGAATGAACTTCCAAGTGGGAGGCGAGGTGAGTGTGATATTGATGTCTTTACGGAAAGGTGCTCCGTACGCTGATAGAATTGAGAATAATGGAGACGTCCTTATCTACGAAGGACACGACGTGCCAAAAAACGAATCAGCAAATCCAAAGACAGTGAATCAGCCAATGGTATTGCCAAGTGGCCGGCTCACACAAAATGGGAAATTCTTTCAGGCAGCAGAAGGGTATAAAAATGGGCGCTCTCCTGAATTGGTCAAGGTATATGAGAAAATAAAAGATGGTATTTGGGTATATAACGGAGTATTCGAACTGATCGATTCTTGGATTGAAAAATCAAAATCAGAGGCTAGAAATGTGTTTAAATTCAAGCTCCATGTGACGGATAGAAGTATTGATCAAAAGAATAAGCGGGTTGAAGAACTAAAAGATATTGGTCATAATAGATTGATACCGACTTCTGTTAAACTGGAGGTATGGAAACGGGATAATGGGAAATGTATTCAATGTGGAAGCGCTGATAATTTACACTTTGATCATATCCTCCCTTTCTCTAAAGGTGGTACATCCCTGAGAGCCGACAATATTCAATTACTATGCGCTAGGCATAATTTGCAAAAGAGCAGTCATATTATTTGAACATAAACAGTATAGGACGCACCCTCTGGGTTTTAATATACAAGAAAGTGGGCTATCAGTTGTTCATTCGATAACCAATGATCATAGGCGCTGTATACTTAGCTTACTGTTTGCTCTACTCTTTTTATCCCACCGGTCCCCACAGCCGCTCGATCAAATCCGGCGTTACACGCTTCGGCCGCTGAGTAGCGGGGTCAAGCAGTACCCATTGCGTTTCAGCCTCACAGAGCAGCACCCCATCTGAAACGCGCTCTATGTGCACAAAGCGCTGACTTTGCGCGCCTTTTACTTCCCCGATCCAGGTGGTAGCTCGTAGCTCCTCGCCAGCGAAGGCCGAGCGATGATAACGAATGCGATGTTCGAGCACTACCCATATATAAGCGTCGCGCTCGCCCGGCGGGTAGGCCGTGAGCCAATGGGCGCCGGCCGTATCCTGCACCCAACGCACATACTGCACATTATTGGCGTGGCCAAGCTCGTCAATGTCGCTTTCGACGACTTGAAATGTGCGGGAAAAGCGAAAAGCAGGGCCAGTAAGGTCAGTCATATAGAAAAAAGTGCAGCAGCAGAAAATGTGCCTTTCAGACGAATAAGAGGCGATTTTCGATTGGTTTTGGGCGGAAGACAGCAGTCCGACTCGCCTCCCTAACAACGTTTCTATGGGGGGTATTGCATCAATTCAGGAAATTATATAGTATCTTTGACTCAACTTAAGAGAATGAGCTTCGTTTCGCCTGCCAGATGCCTAGAGTTTCAGCAGTTTTTTCAGTGGCTGCATTATCTTAAAGAAACTCTTACAAACCCATCATGCAGACAGGAACTGTAAAATTCTTCAATGACACCAAAGGTTTTGGTTTCATCAAAAACGACGCTACTGGCGAAGACATTTTCGTACACGTAAGCGACCTAGTGGATGATATCCGCGAGAACGACAAAGTTGAGTATGAAGTAGCCCAAGGCAAAAAAGGCCTGAACGCTGTAAAGGTGAAGTTGGCGTAAGCTGATTTCGTCTCATAGTCGAAACAAAAAAGCATGCTATCTGGCATGCTTTTTTGTTTTAATGCTTAGGTGTAAATACTTGATTATCAATGCATTATGTTTATGCGAGGAGTTGCGTAGCCCAACTATAAAAATTGGTTTACGTTAACGATGCAGCAAGAAGCAGCAGAGGATTGTTTTTCTGTGCCGTGCGGCGTCTTTTAGAGATTTTCTGTCTGACCTAGATATTGTACTATATTTTTCGTACCTTTGCAGCCGCATTGAGAATGGCCCCGTTCCGCGCAGCTACGGCTGCTTTTGTTTAACATACTGGCCGTCACCGTCTTCCGTCCGTTGCTTCCGTCGCTTGTCGTTGTTGTTGAGTGGGAGAAGAACGTCGCTGAATCTGCTGTTTTCAGAGCATTGTTTATTCTCCATCAACCATTGACATGGAAAAAGTAAAATTTGACGAGCTCGCTCTCTCTGCGGAGATGCAGCGCGCTATCACGGAAGTAGGCTACGAAGAGGCTTCGCCAATCCAAAGTGCTGCTATCCCCGTTTTGCTGGAAGGCAAAGACGTAATTGGTCAGGCCCAAACGGGTACCGGCAAAACCGCAGCTTTTAGTATCCCCGCCATTGAGCGCGTCGATTCCGACTCGCGCGACGTGCAAGTATTGGTGCTGTGCCCTACCCGTGAGCTTGCTGTGCAGGTGTCGGGTGAAATTCAGAAACTCGGCAAGTACAAGCGTGGTCTGGCCGTAGTGCCGATCTACGGTGGCTCGAGCTACGATCGTCAGTTCCGTGCTCTGGAGCGCGGCGTGCAAATCGTAATCGGTACGCCCGGCCGTGTGATGGACCACATCGAACGCGGTACGCTAAAGCTTGACAAGGTGAAAACCGTCATCCTCGACGAAGCCGACGAAATGCTCGACATGGGCTTCCGCGACGACATCGAAACGGTGCTCTCGAAGATGCCGGCCGAACGCCAGACGGTGTTCTTCTCGGCCACGATGAGCAAGCCGATCATGGAACTGACGAAGAAGTACCAGCGCGATCCGCAAATCGTGAAGGTCAATCATCAGGAAATGACCGTCTCGAACATCGAGCAGAGTTACTACGAAGTGCGCGGTCCGCAGAAAAAGGACGTGCTCACCCGTCTGATCGACATGTTCAACCTGAAGTCAGCCATTGTGTTTGCTAACACCAAGCGCATGGTAGACGACATCGTAGGCGACCTGCAAGCCAAAGGCTATTTTGCCGAAGGACTGCACGGCGACATGGGCCAGCAGCAGCGCCAGAACACGCTGGATAAGTTCCGCAAAGGCACGCTGGAAATTCTGGTAGCCACCGACGTAGCCGCCCGTGGTATCGACGTAGAAAATGTAGAAGCTGTAGTAAACTACGACCTTCCCGCCGACGAAGAATATTACGTGCACCGCATTGGTCGTACGGGCCGCGCCGGCAAATCGGGTCGCGCCTTCACATTCGTGTCGGGTCGCGATATTTACAAGCTGCGCGACATCATGCGCTTTACCAAAGCGCAGATCAAGCAGGAACGCATTCCGTCGTTTGAGGACGTATCGGAGGTGAAAACCACGCTGTTCCTGAACCAGATCAAAGAAATCATCGAGAAAGGCAACTTAGAAAAGTACGTTGCCCGTGTGCAGCGTCTGCTCGACCAGGAAGAAGAAACTACCTCGTTGGACATTGCAGCTGCGTTGCTGAAAATGACCATGAAGGAAGGCAAACAGGCTGAAAAAAGCCTGGAAGCCGACCGCGAGCGTGGCGCCGTTCGTCCGGGTTTCACGCGTTTGTTCGTGACAATGGGCAAAAAAGACCGTGTGCATCCACGTGATATCGTGGATCTGATTGCCGAAAACACCGGCCTCACCGCTGGTAAAGTTGGCGATATCGCGCTCTACGATAAGTTTAGCTTTGTAGAAGTGCCTTCCGAGTTTGCCGATGAGATCATCTCGGCGCTGGGCCGCACCTCCATCCAAGGCCGTCCGGTTTCCTTCAACATCGCCACTCCTCGTCAAGAAGGAGATGCACAGGAGGAAGGCGGCAACCGCGAACGTCGCAGCTTCGGCGCCGATGAAAACCGTCCGGCTCGTCGCGCTCCCTTTGGCGATCGTCGCGAGGGTGGCAGTGGTGGCTACGGTGGCAACCGCGGTGGTGGCAGCAGCTACGGCGGCAACCGCGGCGGCGGAAGCTACGGCGACCGTCGCGAAGGCGGCAGCAGCTACGGCGGAAGCCGCGGTGGCAGCAGCTTTGGTGGCAACCGCGGTGGCGGTAGCAGCTACGGCGGCAACCGCGGCGGCGGAAGCTACGGTGGCAATAGCCGCGGTGGCAGCAGCGAAGGTGGCTATAAAGGCCGTCGCGACAACCAAAGCTTTGACGAATAGCATCGCTTAGCATAAAAAGGAAACGCCCCGATTGCCAAAACAGTCGGGGCGTTTCCTTTTTATCTTATTTCCGCAACTGACTTAAAGTTAAGCAGTTATGAGAAATGGCTTCTGATTGCTCAGCAGTCGAATACTATTTTGACGAATCGCGCAGGGCCTTGATTTCGTCGTGGCCTTGCTTGATACCAGCAGCCTGCTTGTCGATGATGGTTTTCAGCTCGCCCGGCAGATCCTGGATTTTTTGCGCGGTTTCGTAAGCCTTCTTGGCGTAGTCTTCGCCACGCTCGCATTCTGCTAGAATGCTATGGCGGTCTTTGCTGGTTACCAGCCCTTTAAGATTGATAAAGGCACGATGCACGGTGCCGGTTACGGAGCTGCTTTCGTCTGGCTTGAGGTCCAGCTTGAACATCTGGTCTTCCAACTCCGTGATGTAGCTGGAGCGCTGGGCAGCATATTTCTTAAAGGTATCTTTCAGATCGGCGTCTTCCACGTCGGTCATGGCTTCTGCATAGCCTTTCTGGCCATCTTTTAGCGTTTCGAGTAATTCGTTGAGGGCGGCCGTTGTTGTTTTGGCATCCATGAGTGGGTCGGTTTAGGTGTAGAGGGAAACAAAGTTGTGTTTCTCTGTACTGCTAAACCCCAGGTAGGGTTGCAAACTGGCCTGCCCAAACACATGCGCTGTATCTCCGCTTCATGGCTTACTTAAAACTGGCCCGCGCCAATATCAACCCTGCTCCTGTTGGGTATATGCCATTGCTTGTCCGGCCAGATAGCCCGTCGTCCAGGCAGCTTGAAAGTTGAATCCGCCCGTAATGCCATCAATATCAAGTACTTCGCCTGCGAAATACAGGTCCGGTATGAGGCGGCTTGCCATTGTTTTCATATTGACTTCAGCCAGCAGGATGCCACCGCACGTCACAAACTCTTCTTTAAATGTCGTTTTGCCGCGCACTGCCAAGGGCATGCGTAACAAGTTTTCAATCAGGCGATTCTGAACTTTGGCTGCTAGTTCGCTCCAACGCGTTTCGTCTATTACTCCGGCTTGGTCGGTGAGGGTACGCCAAAGTCGTTGTGGCAAACCAAACAGGGGATTGGACTGCACCACCTTGCGGCCATTCTGAGCCCGAAATTCGTGCAGCCATTGCCGCAGCTTTTCTTCTGTATGCGTTGGTACCCAGCTTACTAGGGCTGTGCCGGTATAGTTGAGTTCGTGCAGGAGGCGTGAGCCCCACGCCGATAGCTTGAGCACGGCCGGGCCGCTCACGCCCCAGTGTGTAACCAACAAAGGCCCTTCATACGAAAGCGTTGAACCCGCCAATACCACGCGGGCGTGTGGCACGCTCACGCCCATTAGCTCGCGCAGGGGCGATTCGGGCACGTTGAAGGTAAACAGGGAAGGCACTGGCTCGGCAACGCTGTGGCCTAAGGCCCGCAACCAATTATAGCCTTCGCTTTTGGGAACGCCGCCCGTAGCGATAAGTAGCTTATTTACAACCAGTTCCTGCGCATGAGTGCCCGTGAGACGCAAGGAAAAGCCACCTTCCGGCAAGGGAGTAAGCTCTTCAGCCGCCGTGTTATTCCAAATTTTTACGCCGGCCTGCCGCGCAGCTTCCAGCAAGCACTGGGCAATGGTTTCGCTGGAATCGGTGGTAGGAAACATGCGCCCATCGGCCTCGGTTTTGAGCTGGACGCCGCGGCGCTCGAACCATTGCACCGTATCCTGGGCGCCAAACTGTTTGAACGGCTCTTTCAGCTGTTTGCCACCCCGTGGGTAATGCTGCACAAGCTGCGCCGGCGAAAAACAAGCGTGTGTTACGTTGCAGCGACCGCCACCCGATACACGCACTTTGCTCAGCAACTTGCCGGTTTTTTCGATAAG
This window encodes:
- a CDS encoding UvrD-helicase domain-containing protein, which codes for MPQTFRIYSSSAGSGKTYQLTKEYLKLALGSEDPAYFKSILAITFTNDAAGEMKHRIIEALRRFAYPIDNQEDVLLREIAEELAADGHLPRHAQTAAERQQELRRRAAATFRLVLYHYADFAVSTIDSFVQRIVQTFTRELGLPATFEVELDSDTVLQSAVALLLDKVNRDPNSKLLSRSLADYALTKADEGRSWNNLSDELVQFGRFLLSEPVHEAVAQLQQLSLQDYRRLHETLRKRKEEIETTFQAVAARALATLDAAGVTEADLYQGKSGIIGYFAKWQERLLPDKEANSYVRATIEQDKWYSGKVKTAADKLRVDAVKVDVTAAYQELENLRSAQLSDYLIVTGMLPYLFQVSLLSELSKAVDQLSRERGVVLIAEFNRRIAQIVLREPVPFLYERMGERYLHLLIDEFQDTSVLQWNNLLPLVENAVSTGNLSLAVGDAKQAIYRWRGGEMEQILRLHKNQTEYLYGRIADEELRDLLQSRYITLDQALEPRQLNVNYRSAPGIIQFNNDFFGQVSQTHPQLPLVQGIYDEEFGQESPDRLPAASGSPGHVELLFTDNDTLARRYDPATGAYTEEPLPGLAPNHVFDYDESTLYLTLQLVEQAVHDGFRLQDIAVLCRRRDSSRRVAKFLKERGYPIISADSLSLEFAEVVNLLVAVFRVLNQPADTLARAEALLLVDKVVRRTAPTPDRARHIAGLANAAHALPFFDELRTLGYDVQERETGNLGLYELTERLIGTFGLLGRNEESEYLFRFLDLTLEYSLRFGNNLNNFLSYWELKKSTLSINAPAGRDAITITTVHKAKGLAYGVVIVPFADWSLTPYRGTLLWGRLTTDEKPVPEMPAVAVVSQTQALTRTPLALQYTEELEKTFLEGLNMLYVAFTRPRHRLYVITRQPKPTKATKEGDTTDTPEQARTVAELLHRYLVATHQWDDERTAYILSDGQNAVPSANKQALSPDLYPLTNLASTPWEERLRLRRHANTVFDFDDQQVQREWNRKLHYALRRIILAIDDDRVAAQLVAEGLVSTRERAELVEKLHHVTQHPQMAHYFSHSVLVETEREILVGGARRQDYKPDRIAFEPNLGPAPGRVTLVDFKIPPPEAQHKRQLQQYAELFRQLGYSDVQCVLYYFDTEEVLVF
- a CDS encoding HNH endonuclease — translated: MAQPGDIISYNEMCLEVGYSLQRGMNFQVGGEVSVILMSLRKGAPYADRIENNGDVLIYEGHDVPKNESANPKTVNQPMVLPSGRLTQNGKFFQAAEGYKNGRSPELVKVYEKIKDGIWVYNGVFELIDSWIEKSKSEARNVFKFKLHVTDRSIDQKNKRVEELKDIGHNRLIPTSVKLEVWKRDNGKCIQCGSADNLHFDHILPFSKGGTSLRADNIQLLCARHNLQKSSHII
- a CDS encoding acyl-CoA thioesterase; translation: MTDLTGPAFRFSRTFQVVESDIDELGHANNVQYVRWVQDTAGAHWLTAYPPGERDAYIWVVLEHRIRYHRSAFAGEELRATTWIGEVKGAQSQRFVHIERVSDGVLLCEAETQWVLLDPATQRPKRVTPDLIERLWGPVG
- a CDS encoding cold-shock protein, which produces MQTGTVKFFNDTKGFGFIKNDATGEDIFVHVSDLVDDIRENDKVEYEVAQGKKGLNAVKVKLA
- a CDS encoding DEAD/DEAH box helicase gives rise to the protein MEKVKFDELALSAEMQRAITEVGYEEASPIQSAAIPVLLEGKDVIGQAQTGTGKTAAFSIPAIERVDSDSRDVQVLVLCPTRELAVQVSGEIQKLGKYKRGLAVVPIYGGSSYDRQFRALERGVQIVIGTPGRVMDHIERGTLKLDKVKTVILDEADEMLDMGFRDDIETVLSKMPAERQTVFFSATMSKPIMELTKKYQRDPQIVKVNHQEMTVSNIEQSYYEVRGPQKKDVLTRLIDMFNLKSAIVFANTKRMVDDIVGDLQAKGYFAEGLHGDMGQQQRQNTLDKFRKGTLEILVATDVAARGIDVENVEAVVNYDLPADEEYYVHRIGRTGRAGKSGRAFTFVSGRDIYKLRDIMRFTKAQIKQERIPSFEDVSEVKTTLFLNQIKEIIEKGNLEKYVARVQRLLDQEEETTSLDIAAALLKMTMKEGKQAEKSLEADRERGAVRPGFTRLFVTMGKKDRVHPRDIVDLIAENTGLTAGKVGDIALYDKFSFVEVPSEFADEIISALGRTSIQGRPVSFNIATPRQEGDAQEEGGNRERRSFGADENRPARRAPFGDRREGGSGGYGGNRGGGSSYGGNRGGGSYGDRREGGSSYGGSRGGSSFGGNRGGGSSYGGNRGGGSYGGNSRGGSSEGGYKGRRDNQSFDE
- a CDS encoding PA2169 family four-helix-bundle protein — protein: MDAKTTTAALNELLETLKDGQKGYAEAMTDVEDADLKDTFKKYAAQRSSYITELEDQMFKLDLKPDESSSVTGTVHRAFINLKGLVTSKDRHSILAECERGEDYAKKAYETAQKIQDLPGELKTIIDKQAAGIKQGHDEIKALRDSSK
- a CDS encoding BaiN/RdsA family NAD(P)/FAD-dependent oxidoreductase, with product MNSSSSVVAVLGGGAAGFFGAIACAEANPQLTVILIEKTGKLLSKVRVSGGGRCNVTHACFSPAQLVQHYPRGGKQLKEPFKQFGAQDTVQWFERRGVQLKTEADGRMFPTTDSSETIAQCLLEAARQAGVKIWNNTAAEELTPLPEGGFSLRLTGTHAQELVVNKLLIATGGVPKSEGYNWLRALGHSVAEPVPSLFTFNVPESPLRELMGVSVPHARVVLAGSTLSYEGPLLVTHWGVSGPAVLKLSAWGSRLLHELNYTGTALVSWVPTHTEEKLRQWLHEFRAQNGRKVVQSNPLFGLPQRLWRTLTDQAGVIDETRWSELAAKVQNRLIENLLRMPLAVRGKTTFKEEFVTCGGILLAEVNMKTMASRLIPDLYFAGEVLDIDGITGGFNFQAAWTTGYLAGQAMAYTQQEQG